Part of the Nerophis lumbriciformis linkage group LG24, RoL_Nlum_v2.1, whole genome shotgun sequence genome, AATTTTTCCTTTTATAATAACATCTTCATTGATGACCTTTTTGCTATTATAATATCTTCATTTATGACCTGTTTCCTTATATTAATACCTTCTTTACTAGTACTGTTTCCCCTATTATAATAACTTGTTCATTGATTACCCTTTTTCCCTATTAATATAACTTTTGTAATTATTACTTTTCCCCATTATAATATCTTCTTTATTTATGACCCGATTCcttattttaataatgttttcaTGTATTACTTTTTTCCCTATTATAATAACTTATTCATCGATTATATTTCCCTATAATAATAACTTCTTCGATTATTTATTTCCTAATTATATTTTCTTCTTCATTGATTATCTGTTTTCCTATTATAATAACTTCTTCATTGATAATGTATTTCCCTGTTATAACTTCTTCATTAATTACTTATTTGCCTGTTATAATAACTTGTTCATTAATTACTTAGTTGCCTGTTATAATAACTTCTTCATTAATGACCTATTTCCCTATTATAGTAGCTTCTTCATTGAttacctattttcaccctttaatATTGACTTTCATGACTTTTGACACATTTCATGCATAGCTGCAAGTTACGATGACGAAGaaatgaaaagaaaaacaatatttcAGTATATAATAACATTTTATGTGTTCTAATAACTTCGTTATTGATAATAATTTCCTTATTATAATACCTTAATTTATGACCTTTTTCCCTATTATAATAATTTATTGATTGATTACCTTTCTTACCATTATAATAACTTCATCTATGACCTGTTTCCTTAATTTAATAATTTCTTCATTATTACTTTTTTCCCTATTATATTAACTTCTTCATTGATTACCTttccctataataataataataataatgtattaatttattgCCCTTTCCCTAATATAACTGTGTGATGTATTAATTTTTCCTTTTATAATAACATCTTCATTGATGACCTTTTTGCTATTATAATATCTTCATTTATGACCTGTTTCCTTATATTAATACCTTCTTTACTAGTACTGTTTCCCCTATTATAATAACTTGTTCATTGATTACCCTTTTTCCCTATTAATATAACTTTTGTAATTATTACTTTTCCCCATTATAATATCTTCTTTATTTATGACCCGATTCcttattttaataatgttttcaTGTATTACTTTTTTCCCTATTATAATAACTTATTCATCGATTATATTTCCCTATAATAATAACTTCTTCGATTATTTATTTCCTAATTATATTTTCTTCTTCATTGATTATCTGTTTTCCTATTATAATAACTTCTTCATTGATAATGTATTTCCCTGTTATAACTTCTTCATTAATTACTTATTTGCCTGTTATAATAACTTGTTCATTAATTACTTAGTTGCCTGTTATAATAACTTCTTCATTAATGACCTATTTCCCTATTATAGTAGCTTCTTCATTGAttacctattttcaccctttaatATTGACTTTCATGACTTTTGACACATTTCATGCATAGCTGCAAGTTACGATGACGAAGaaatgaaaagaaaaacaatatttcAGTATATAATAACATTTTATGTGTTCTAATAACTTCGTTATTGATAATAATTTCCTTATTATAATACCTTAATTTATGACCTTTTTCCCTATTATAATAATTTATTGATTGATTACCTTTCTTACCATTATAATAACTTCTTCATCTATGACCTGTTTCCTTAATTTAATAATTCCTTCATTATTACTTTTTTCCCTATTATATTAACTTCTTCATTGATTACCTttccctataataataataataataatgtattaatttattgCCCTTTCCCTAATATTATAACTGTGTGATGTATTAATTTTTCCTTTTATAATAACATCTTCATTGATGACCTTTTTGCTATTATAATATCTTCATTTATGACCTGTTTCCTTATATTAATACCTTCTTTACTAGTACTGTTTCCCCTATTATAATAACTTGTTCATTGATTAACCTTTTTCCCTATTAATATAACTTTTGTAATTATTACTTTTCCCCATTATAATATCTTCTTTATTTATGACCCGATTCcttattttaataatgttttcaTGTATTACTTTTTTCCCTATTATAATAACTTATTCATCGATTATATTTCCCTATAATAATAACTTCTTCATTGATTATTTATTTCCCAATTATATTTTCTTCTTCATTGATTATCTGTTTTCCTATTATAATAACTTCTTCATTGATAATGTATTTCCCTGTTATAACTTCTTCATTAATTACTTATTTGCCTGTTATAATAACTTGTTCATTAATTACTTAGTTGCCTGTTATAATAACTTCTTCATTAATGACCTATTTCCCTATTATAGTAGCTTCTTCATTGATTACCTATTTCCCTATTATAATAACTTCTTCATAGATTACCTTTCCCTATAACAATAACGTATTCATTTATTACCCTTTCCCTATTATTATAACTGTTTTATTTATTACTTTTCCCCTATTATAATAACTTCTTCATTGATTATCTTTTTCCCATTATAATAACTTCCTCTTTTAGGACCCGATTCCTTATATTTGATAACGTTTTCATGTATACATTTTTTCTCTATAATAACTTCTTCATTGATTATCTATTTCCCTATTATAATAACTTCTTCATTGATAACGTATTTCCCTGTTATAACTTCTTCATTAATTACTTATTTGCCTGTTATAATAACTTGTTCATTAATTACTTAGTTGCCTGTTATAATAACTTCTTCATTAATGACCTATTTCCCTATTATAGTAGCTTCTTCATTGATTACCTATTTCCCTATTATAATAACTTCTTCATAGATTACCTTTCCCTATAACAATAACGTATTCATTTATTACCCTTTCCCTATTATTATAACTGTTTTATTTATTACTTTTCCCCTATTATAATAACTTCTTCATTGATTATCTTTTTCCCATTATAATAACTTCCTCATTTAGGACCCGATTCCTTATATTTGATAACGTTTTCATGTATACATTTTTTCTCTATAATAACTTCTTCATTGATTATCTATTTCCCTATTATAATAACTTCTTCATTGATAACGTATTTCCCTGTTATAACTTCTTCAATAATTACTTATTTGCCTGTTATAATAACTTTTCAATAATTACTTATTTCCCTATTGTAATAACTTCTTCATTGATTACCTATTTCCTTATTATAATAACTTCTTCATTGATTACCTATTTCCCTATTATAATAACTTCTTCATTGATTACCTATTACAAACTCTTGTAGTTGTGTTACAACAGCAACATCGTAAAAGCAAAGGTCATGTTGCAAAAAGTCTGTTGCAGTTGACATTGTTTGTGTCGACAGGATGTGGCGCCGCTCCTCTGGATGTTTGACGTTTGTGACCGAGAGGAAGACTTCACACATCTTGCCTCGTCGCCACTTGACCGCCGCTTTTGCATCTGGTATGAGGAAACATGGACGCCGCCAGGATCATGTAGCATAACTCTCTGGGCTCTCATAATGCATTGTGCTGCCAAGACAGGTTCTTAGTTTGCACTTTTAGTGTAAGCAAACAGACCGATGTGTGGCGTCTTCGCCCGCTCGACTCGCTTCCTCCAGCTGTGCATCTTGTGTTCAGACTGATCTGATTGGCCGCCGTCGGCGAGAGAATGAACGGCTCTCTTTTGACCCCGCCCAGCCCGCGGGCCACAAGTTCCTCCCCCTTACCCCCTTCACCGTCCCCCTCGCCGTCCCCGCCTTCCCCGCCGTCCCCCTCCCTCCTGCCGCTGTGCCCGCGACCTCCTCCCCTCCCCCCTCTGGTGTGCCCcccgccccagtcccaccccttGTCGCTGTCAGACACGCCCACGCCGTCGCCCTCGCCCTGCCTCAGCTGGACTGAATTCTGTGAGCTTCACGCCCGTGTGGCTGCCGGAGACTTTGCACGCCACTTTCGGGCGTTCCTCCTGGAGAACCCACACTACACCCCCGACTCGGCCGCCGCTTTCTGCCGCCGCTTCACGGACCGCTTCGTTCGCCACTTCCAGAGCGAGCTGGAGGGGGCACTGCCGCCCAGCTGTGCTTCTGGAAGGGATGATATGGTGAGCTGGGCTCCCCAGTCGGATGCCACCTCCCTGGAAGAGGAAGCCACGTCCCCGCTGTCGGCGTCCGGGGCAGCCGTCCCGTCCTCTACTGTGACACGGCCCGCCTCCAAAGCTGCGCCGACACGCCTCGTGTTGGACGGCCGCGGCAGTGACAGATTTCAAGACTCTTACGCCCATGGCCAGCTCCTGCCGCCGTCCTCATCGTCGTCCTGCTGCTCCTCTGTTGGAGGAAACAACGGCAGGCGGGACGACAAAGGCGCCGCTGTGACTTCCGGCAACGGCGAAGCGCCCGTGGAAGAAGAGGAGGACAGCTGGCTCGGGGCGGCGTCTGTAGGGGAAGACATGGAGCCGGAAGAGCAGGACGCTGAGGCCGTGGAGACGGACGGCTCCCCCTGTGCGCCCCACAcacctccctcctcctcctcggtCACACCCCCGCCCAGCGCCGCCTCCAAAAACAAAGTGAAGAAACGCTTCTCTCTGCGCAGCGTGGGACGCAGCGTGCGCGGGAGCGTGCGCGGCATTCTGCAGTGGCGCAGTGCGTCCAGCGACTCGGCGCCGAGCCCGCTGCCTGCCAGCTACAGCTACACTGTGGGCGTGCAAGATGCCGCATTCTCCAGGAACGCCGCAACCCAGCCTCCCACGCCCACCTCCTCCATGCCCGTGTCTCTTTCCATGCCCCTCGCCCTACCCCACTCTTCCTCCCTCCCCCCCTCATCCTCCAGCAGCGCCACCTCTCTGTCTCTCTCGGACCGGCGGCGGAGCAACGGCGAGGGCGGAGAAAAGGACAAGTGGAGCCTGCGTCTGGAAAAACTGCGGCTGACGCGATCCCCGCCTCCCGTCCTCACCGCAAGCACCGCCTCCTCCGTGCTGCCTGCCGGCAGCGGCGCTGGCTTGGTCCCGTCAAGGAAGGCGGGCCGTCTGGTACGGGAAGGCGCCGTGAGCGTCAGTTCGACCAACGACGAGCTTAGCGGAGGTCACGGTTTTTCGGGCTTCTCCTTCGCACTTCTTCATCACGGCGCCGACAACAACGCCACCCAGGTGGCTACAGCGCCGCCTCTGGCGAGTGGCGGGAACGTGCCCTGGAAGGGCGGTCGCTGGCATAAGTGTCGTCTTGTCCTCCGAGAGAGGGAACGAGAAGGCGGTGACCGCGGCGATGACTTCTACCTGGAATTCTTCATTCCACCAAAGGTATGTCACGATGAGGCAGCCATGTTattaaatgtatgtcaagttgaacGTCTTCAGAGAATATCCATACGTTAgagcaaactttttccactgaaaatcaaagcatgcgagggccattttgatattttaaatttttcaaatcaaTAAATTGTATAGATTTTTTCCCCTAACCTTCAGGGCTCCCCTTGAATTTGGCCCCGGTAcctggaagggtctcagtcacaaacattttgaaaataagtaatataacatttatttttcctattattattTAACGCTCTAATATCTAGATAAACTTATATATTtcgatataaagtaaaaaaaaaatgttttatgccctttttgtcaaacaaaaccatGTTTTTGAtggcaaaacacaaaatatgcaatattttcccccaaaaaatgtcatagTGGAATtttagatgtgaagtaattggagccttaaataagtcaatgatTCATAAGACTAtggataataattatttttttgtgcattacattttattttttttaattaaaatgattggagacccaaaagggccccactcataaaagtgtaaaaaataagtcatacacttTTATATTGTCTCTTCAAATATATTCGTTGAGTAtaatttattactattttttgaatgttttatttttttcaatttgtttgttttatgccatttttgtgaaagaaaactcATTttctttatatggcaaacacaaaacttACAATATttgcccccaaaaatatttcaaagtggaatatttgatgtgaagtaatttgatcattgaataggtcaataattcataacattgatttaaattattattattattttcgaaCAAGCCTGCATGGCAACATTTCACCTTTTTCTTGACATTTCACCTGTATgctctttttttccacttttatatgttttaaaaacattttaaatctatccatccatccattatctaccgcttgtccctttcggggtcgcgggggtgctggagcctatctgtgCTCATTAATTCATTTatcgtatttttagaatgtgcctctggccgttaaaaaattagctgtggACCGCAAATGGTTGCTTTATGAAACTCACGTCCTCCACAATTACATTCATAATATGAACAAAATAGAAATATTAGTgtacaaagtcaaaataaagacGTATCATTTGATGAATGCGATACAGGGATCGAAAGATCAATTGTAATGGTGATGCTGACATGCAAATACGATAGTGCAGTAATGTGTGATTGGTTCTGTGATGCAGCTCGTAATTCaaagtaaccctaacccaaatcaATCTTAGCCCCTAATAACAGCGAAATTGTAATATTTAAcgatttttaataataaaaacaaacttttaggtaatgactattgtataaaaacagtacaatagaatgtagtacaaaaaaatacagtagttttatgaagtaatgtaataataatgtacagcatttattaggggtgcacaaaaacaattattaacatccgaatcgcaatttttatccatcccgattctaaatcgattgaaACATTtctaaaattgatttaaaaatacaattacatttttttattttgcgtatatattttttttataatattaaattaaaaaaatgtgtttaggcCATATccttgcaaccagaaggagcttttctaacctgttttgaaaaagtttcattataattattataccaaataatacatttcgagaattggtttgaatcgagaactGATTATaaatcgaattgtcaccccaggaatcgaaatcggatcgaatcgttagggGCCTAAAAATTCACACCTCTAGTGTTTACCCTGTGGACTTCtaaggtatctccttccagctgcttctccgtcaaacaccatcagcagcttctccatattttctggATGAATGTCCTCCCTTGAGATATTACTTTACcttccttggctggcgttattcTATCCTTGATGGCCTCCCTCTGCTTCTGTGATGCAGGTTGTAAAGTGTTGTACACATGTACCGGGTCACCAAATCAGCTACTCACAcacctctatccatccatccatccatccattttctaccgcttatccctttcggggtcgcgggggctgctggagcctatctcagctgcattcgggcggaaggcggggtacaccctggacaagtcgccacctcatcacagggccaacacagatagacagacaacattcacactcacattcacacacgagggaccatttagtgttgccaatcaacctatccccaggtgcatgtctttggaggtgggaggaagccggagtacccggatggaacccacgcagtcacggggagaacatgcaaacctaaCTCTCGTTTTTGATTAGTTGTTTCCTTAATTCAACGAAAATCATCCACTTCTTTTCCTCAGCACTTGAAAAAACTAACTAACTTACGAGATCATGCTAGCACACAATTTGGTCAGATCTTAAAGGTTgtactgtgtctttaaaaaccatcttctcccgcttatccgaggttgggtcacgAAGGCAGCAGCCTGAGCAGAAAAGCCTAAACTTCTCTTTCCCCAGCCAGTGTCTACCCAATGTGCCCTGGGTCTTCGCCATGGACTCTTACCAGTCAGATGTTCTGTAAACACCTCCACTGGGAGGTGTCCggtgggcatcctgaccagatgcccaaaccacctcagaTAGCTCCTTTCaaagtggaggagcagcagctttaccctAGGCTCCTCCCCAATggcggagcttctcaccctatctctaagggagagcccggcCACCTGACGGAAGACACTCATTTTGGCTGATTGTacgcgtgatcttgtccttttggtcacgaCCCAAAggtcatgatcataggtgaggatgggaacgtaaatcgaccgataaattgagagctttgactTCCTGCTCACCTCCTTCTTTACaacgacggatcgatacagggtctgcatcactgcagacaTCAGCACCGatttgcctgtcgatctcacgacccACTCTTCACTGGTGAAcgagactctgaggtacttgaactccttcacttgaggcaagatctcctccccaacactgagagggcacgccacccttttacgggcgagaaccatggactcggacatctgcaaaaagcagagacataaTCCTGGAGCCACCAAacgggatcccctcaatgccctgactgtgcCAATAAATGATGTCCATAAAAGGTATGAACAGAAttgatgacaaagggcagccacAATCACGCGGTCCGATACCCCAAACTCTGTAAGCAccacccacaggacttccagagggacacggtcgaatgccttctccaaccagtttacaaaacacatgtagactggttgggaaaactcccatgcaccctcgaggaccctgccgagagtatagagctggtcgacAGTTCCACGacctggatgaaaaccacactgctcctcctgaatccgaggttcgactctcCGGCGTAGCCTGCTTTCCAGaatacctgaatagaccttacggaaagggtgaggagtgtgatcccgcaatagttggaacacaccctccggaacagcccccgatgtccatggaATGTTGCAGAGTCCTGTCAAccacgacagccccacagcatccagagctttAGGAAACTCCGAGTGGATCTCATCCAACCCCGGGGccctgccactgaggagcttcttaactacctcggcaaccagAAATAGTAGAGCCCACCACAGAGTCCCCAAGcattgcttcctcataggaagacatgtaggAGGGAtcaaggaggtcttcgaagtattccctccactgatccacaacatcccaaGTTGAggtcagtgcactgcttccctctAAGGCGGCGGTTGtgggtccagaatcgcttcgaagccgtctacCTCCCTCGTGACTTGTTCAAAGTTCTCCCaatggtgggaattgaaactccctCTGACGAGAGACTCTGCTAGACATTACCAGCAGACCCTCAACAATGACTTTTGGTCTGACTGGCATCCTACCCCACCATGCCTCTACGGGCTATGCCCGGtcaggccccatggggacaggccaggCATcaagccccacctccgggcctggttcCAAAGGGGGGGcccagtgacccgcgtccggTTGAGGGAACTCTGAATCCTTGGCTATTCCTTTTTATAGAGatgctctttgtctggtccctcacctaggacctgtttgtcttgggagaccataCCAGAAGCCCCCAGACAACATAGCCCCTCGGATCATTGGGATacacaaactcctctaccacgataaggtggcagttcAGAGAGGAGTTACATGCAGTAAAGATGGTAGTTAATTGCACATCATGAGAAGAGTGAGGATGTAGTGTTTTGTGTCCTGGTGTGAACCCACAACAATGGTTGCCAAGTAGTCAGAGCATGTTTCGTGTGTCCAGTCGTCCAAAGCGCGGCTGACGATCCCGTGCGCCTCCATTGTGGACGTGAGGAGCACGACGGCGCAGGAGCTTCCCGACAAAGAGAACACCTTTCTGCTACAGGTAACCCAAGGCCTCATGCGGCGCGGCCAAGCGTCAATGACGGCTTGTGTGTCCTCTCAGTTGGAAGGCTCCACCCAGTACGTGATGGAGACACGAGACGCCGTCCAGATGAGAGCGTGGCTCAGCGACATCCACAAAGGCATCTGTCTCAGGTGAGGAGGGTAGACTGGAAGGGGGCGACATACCACATGCAGCATGCACGCTGACATC contains:
- the sh2b1 gene encoding SH2B adapter protein 1 isoform X2; amino-acid sequence: MNGSLLTPPSPRATSSSPLPPSPSPSPSPPSPPSPSLLPLCPRPPPLPPLVCPPPQSHPLSLSDTPTPSPSPCLSWTEFCELHARVAAGDFARHFRAFLLENPHYTPDSAAAFCRRFTDRFVRHFQSELEGALPPSCASGRDDMVSWAPQSDATSLEEEATSPLSASGAAVPSSTVTRPASKAAPTRLVLDGRGSDRFQDSYAHGQLLPPSSSSSCCSSVGGNNGRRDDKGAAVTSGNGEAPVEEEEDSWLGAASVGEDMEPEEQDAEAVETDGSPCAPHTPPSSSSVTPPPSAASKNKVKKRFSLRSVGRSVRGSVRGILQWRSASSDSAPSPLPASYSYTVGVQDAAFSRNAATQPPTPTSSMPVSLSMPLALPHSSSLPPSSSSSATSLSLSDRRRSNGEGGEKDKWSLRLEKLRLTRSPPPVLTASTASSVLPAGSGAGLVPSRKAGRLVREGAVSVSSTNDELSGGHGFSGFSFALLHHGADNNATQVATAPPLASGGNVPWKGGRWHKCRLVLREREREGGDRGDDFYLEFFIPPKSSKARLTIPCASIVDVRSTTAQELPDKENTFLLQLEGSTQYVMETRDAVQMRAWLSDIHKGICLSGQEDPEGGTALEGSAMPEIVERLSQVCYGGLGGSSPLMDGLPPELPPRAPLDEPDGRVPGGGGASLGTPFAETPDATGSFLFSEVTSAEALEHPLSECQWFHGTLSRLKAAQLVLAGGPASHGVFLVRQSETRRGEYVLTFNFQGKAKHLRLSLNENGHCRVQHLWFQSIFDMLEHFRVHPIPLESGGASDVTLMSFVGAAAVRQPGRDRAGSRPTVCDVITTRHPDSPSTPISDCVLDQQTP
- the sh2b1 gene encoding SH2B adapter protein 1 isoform X1: MNGSLLTPPSPRATSSSPLPPSPSPSPSPPSPPSPSLLPLCPRPPPLPPLVCPPPQSHPLSLSDTPTPSPSPCLSWTEFCELHARVAAGDFARHFRAFLLENPHYTPDSAAAFCRRFTDRFVRHFQSELEGALPPSCASGRDDMVSWAPQSDATSLEEEATSPLSASGAAVPSSTVTRPASKAAPTRLVLDGRGSDRFQDSYAHGQLLPPSSSSSCCSSVGGNNGRRDDKGAAVTSGNGEAPVEEEEDSWLGAASVGEDMEPEEQDAEAVETDGSPCAPHTPPSSSSVTPPPSAASKNKVKKRFSLRSVGRSVRGSVRGILQWRSASSDSAPSPLPASYSYTVGVQDAAFSRNAATQPPTPTSSMPVSLSMPLALPHSSSLPPSSSSSATSLSLSDRRRSNGEGGEKDKWSLRLEKLRLTRSPPPVLTASTASSVLPAGSGAGLVPSRKAGRLVREGAVSVSSTNDELSGGHGFSGFSFALLHHGADNNATQVATAPPLASGGNVPWKGGRWHKCRLVLREREREGGDRGDDFYLEFFIPPKSSKARLTIPCASIVDVRSTTAQELPDKENTFLLQLEGSTQYVMETRDAVQMRAWLSDIHKGICLSGQEDPEGGTALEGSAMPEIVERLSQVCYGGLGGSSPLMDGLPPELPPRAPLDEPDGRVPGGGGASLGTPFAETPDATGSFLFSEVTSAEALEHPLSECQWFHGTLSRLKAAQLVLAGGPASHGVFLVRQSETRRGEYVLTFNFQGKAKHLRLSLNENGHCRVQHLWFQSIFDMLEHFRVHPIPLESGGASDVTLMSFVGAAAVRQPDLTSRPRSPPQPPPLPPGRPPPPTPPQERGSEAEPEGAASGGGSGGAAEDWEDRDAPLRQLEAAEGEELEAARAPRAVDNQYSFF